The following proteins come from a genomic window of Cronobacter muytjensii ATCC 51329:
- a CDS encoding SprT family zinc-dependent metalloprotease: MKTPRLPIAIQQAVMRSLRDALARANLKLGCSYPEPKLVYQQRGTAAGTAWLESYEIRLNPVLLMENQQAFIDEVVPHELAHLLVWKHFGRVPPHGKEWKWMMESVLGVPARRTHQFELNSVRANTFLYRCRCQQHQLTVRRHNRVVRGETQYRCVRCGDTLVAEN, from the coding sequence ATGAAAACCCCACGCCTCCCCATTGCCATTCAACAGGCCGTCATGCGCAGCCTGCGCGACGCCCTTGCGCGCGCCAACCTGAAGCTCGGCTGCAGCTACCCTGAGCCGAAACTGGTCTATCAGCAGCGTGGCACGGCGGCGGGTACCGCCTGGCTCGAAAGCTATGAAATCCGTTTAAATCCGGTGCTGTTGATGGAAAACCAGCAGGCGTTTATCGACGAAGTGGTGCCGCATGAGCTGGCGCATCTGCTGGTCTGGAAACATTTCGGGCGTGTGCCGCCCCACGGCAAAGAGTGGAAATGGATGATGGAAAGCGTGCTTGGCGTACCGGCGCGTCGAACGCATCAGTTTGAACTCAATTCGGTGCGCGCCAACACCTTCCTCTACCGCTGCCGCTGTCAGCAGCATCAGCTGACCGTCCGCCGCCACAACCGCGTGGTGCGCGGCGAAACCCAGTACCGCTGCGTGCGCTGCGGCGATACGCTGGTGGCGGAAAACTGA
- a CDS encoding YggT family protein, producing the protein MLTLTFLVKTVIELYVMVLLLRIWMQWSRCDFYNPLAQTVVKFTQPIIGPLRRIIPSMGPVDTASLLVAFILSTLKFPLLLLIQSGGLSLDPFNLVVGLLSLLKSAGLLVFWVIIIRSLMSWVSQGRSPIEFVLIQLTEPLMAPVRRILPAMGGIDFSAMGVIILLYLLNYLGMDLFPGLWNLL; encoded by the coding sequence ATGCTGACGTTGACTTTCCTGGTCAAAACCGTGATCGAGCTGTATGTGATGGTGCTGCTGCTGCGCATCTGGATGCAGTGGTCGCGCTGCGATTTTTATAACCCGCTCGCCCAGACGGTCGTGAAATTTACCCAGCCGATTATCGGCCCGCTGCGCCGCATTATTCCGTCAATGGGGCCTGTCGACACGGCCTCGCTGCTGGTGGCGTTTATTCTCTCGACGCTGAAATTCCCGCTGCTGCTGTTAATTCAGTCGGGCGGCTTATCGCTCGATCCGTTTAACCTGGTGGTGGGCTTGTTGTCGCTGCTGAAATCCGCCGGGCTGCTGGTCTTCTGGGTGATTATCATTCGCTCGCTGATGAGCTGGGTAAGCCAGGGCCGCAGCCCGATTGAATTTGTGCTGATCCAGCTTACCGAGCCGCTGATGGCTCCAGTTCGCCGCATTCTTCCGGCGATGGGCGGCATCGATTTTTCCGCCATGGGCGTGATTATCCTGCTTTATCTGCTGAACTACCTCGGCATGGATCTCTTCCCGGGGCTGTGGAATCTGCTGTGA
- the endA gene encoding deoxyribonuclease I, with protein sequence MSRKILLAAALSVAVVAPAALAAGIHSFSQAKAAGVKINADAPGDFYCGCPITWQGKKGIPDLNACGYQVRKNENRASRIEWEHVVPAWQFGHQRQCWQEGGRKNCDKDPIYREMETDLHNLQPAVGEVNGDRGNFLYSQWRGGEGQYGQCEMKVDFKNKQAEPPARARGAIARTYFYMRDKYQLNLSRAQTQLFEAWNKLYPVTAWECTRDARIAKVQGNHNPYVQQACQGQNR encoded by the coding sequence ATGTCTCGCAAAATTTTACTGGCGGCAGCGCTGAGCGTCGCCGTTGTCGCGCCTGCCGCGCTGGCGGCAGGGATCCACAGCTTCAGCCAGGCCAAAGCCGCTGGCGTAAAAATCAACGCCGACGCGCCGGGCGATTTCTACTGCGGCTGCCCCATCACCTGGCAGGGCAAAAAGGGTATTCCCGACCTCAACGCGTGTGGTTATCAGGTACGCAAAAACGAAAACCGCGCCTCGCGTATCGAATGGGAGCACGTGGTGCCTGCGTGGCAGTTCGGCCACCAGCGCCAGTGCTGGCAGGAAGGCGGGCGTAAAAACTGCGATAAAGACCCGATCTATCGCGAAATGGAAACCGATCTTCATAACCTGCAACCCGCCGTTGGCGAGGTGAACGGCGATCGTGGGAATTTCCTCTACAGCCAGTGGCGCGGCGGCGAGGGCCAGTATGGCCAGTGTGAAATGAAGGTCGACTTTAAAAATAAACAGGCCGAGCCGCCTGCCCGCGCCCGTGGCGCTATCGCGCGCACCTATTTCTATATGCGCGATAAATATCAGCTCAATCTGTCGCGCGCGCAGACGCAGCTTTTCGAGGCCTGGAACAAGCTCTACCCGGTCACCGCGTGGGAATGCACCCGCGACGCGCGCATCGCGAAGGTGCAGGGCAACCATAACCCCTACGTACAGCAGGCTTGCCAGGGGCAAAACCGCTAA
- a CDS encoding FAD-dependent oxidoreductase translates to MNIFPRSADRTFPEEHLHADLLVAGGGLAGLCAALAAARDGLHVILVQDRPVLGGNASSEVRLWANGATSHMGNNNRWAREGGIMGEILEENLWRNKEGNPVMFDLVLLDLARSQPGLTLLLNTAIFEVESNDRRIQRVRGFNAINETFYTLTASQFCDATGDGVLGYLSGAEFRVGAEEADELGEKMAPGDSFGHKLGHSIYFYTKQTSGPVRFVPPSFALKDITDIPRYQRLTSTLNGCDLWWLEWGGRLDTVHQSEEIKWELWKIVWGVWDHIKNSGQFPDADNLTIEWVGTIPGKRESRRFMGDYLLCQQDIIEQRDHYDAVAYGGWSIDLHPADGVYSTHDGCRQFHSKGTYTIPWRSLYSRSLDNLFLTGRLISASHVAFGSARVMCTCGLLGEIVGRAAAICHQQTLTPRQLAAREHIGALQQHVQATGCYIPRQRLNDPARGAELRVSSEYQLAELTPNGEWAPLSARIALLLPLRAGQSLPTLHFTLRADAPQRLRVQLLTSHKPGNYTPERWLDECELEIRDAASYRVALRHTAEADCYVFVVFDRCDGVELALSAQHLPGIMMVFNSVNARVAKRSRQVVDGDYGVDEFDFWLPRRRPHQIMPALRLDAPLRCYPAENLLNGRLRPEQQTNAWVPAMDDPLPAVEWRWPQPQAFQALTLILDNDFDNAMETVQMGHDRAVTPHCVTHYRLWADDALLAEVADNHRSVCEHRLNASSAARVIRLEIVSTAGGLPALYALHVH, encoded by the coding sequence ATGAACATCTTTCCCCGCAGCGCCGACCGCACGTTTCCTGAGGAGCATCTTCATGCCGATCTGCTGGTGGCGGGCGGCGGGCTGGCCGGTTTGTGCGCGGCGCTGGCTGCGGCCCGCGATGGGTTGCACGTGATCCTGGTACAGGACAGACCGGTACTCGGCGGCAATGCCTCCAGCGAAGTACGGCTGTGGGCCAACGGCGCAACCTCACACATGGGCAACAATAACCGCTGGGCACGCGAAGGCGGTATTATGGGCGAGATCCTGGAAGAGAACCTCTGGCGCAATAAAGAGGGCAATCCGGTGATGTTCGATCTGGTGTTGCTGGATCTGGCGCGCTCCCAGCCCGGCCTGACGCTGCTGCTCAACACGGCGATTTTTGAGGTGGAAAGCAACGACCGGCGTATTCAACGCGTGCGTGGCTTTAACGCCATCAACGAGACGTTTTATACTCTTACCGCCAGCCAGTTTTGCGACGCCACCGGCGATGGCGTACTCGGCTACCTCTCCGGCGCCGAGTTTCGCGTCGGCGCGGAAGAGGCTGACGAGCTCGGCGAAAAAATGGCGCCGGGCGACAGCTTCGGGCATAAACTCGGCCACTCAATTTACTTCTACACCAAACAGACCAGCGGGCCAGTGCGCTTCGTCCCGCCGTCGTTCGCGCTGAAAGACATCACCGACATCCCGCGCTACCAGCGTCTGACTTCCACGCTAAACGGCTGCGATCTCTGGTGGCTCGAATGGGGCGGTCGCCTCGACACCGTGCATCAGAGCGAAGAGATCAAATGGGAGCTGTGGAAAATCGTCTGGGGCGTCTGGGATCATATTAAAAACTCCGGACAGTTTCCCGATGCCGATAATCTGACTATCGAGTGGGTCGGCACCATCCCCGGCAAGCGCGAAAGCCGCCGGTTTATGGGAGATTACCTGCTCTGCCAGCAGGATATTATCGAGCAGCGCGACCATTACGACGCCGTGGCTTACGGCGGCTGGTCTATCGATCTGCATCCGGCAGATGGCGTCTACAGCACCCACGACGGCTGCCGCCAGTTTCACAGCAAAGGGACCTACACCATTCCCTGGCGCAGCCTGTACAGCCGCTCGCTTGATAATCTCTTTCTGACCGGGCGGCTCATCTCCGCCTCGCATGTCGCCTTCGGCAGCGCCCGCGTGATGTGTACCTGCGGACTGCTGGGCGAAATCGTGGGACGCGCGGCGGCGATCTGCCATCAACAGACGCTCACGCCGCGCCAGCTGGCAGCACGCGAGCACATTGGCGCGCTGCAACAGCATGTGCAGGCGACGGGCTGTTATATTCCGCGCCAGCGGCTGAACGACCCGGCGCGCGGCGCAGAGCTTCGCGTCAGCAGCGAATATCAACTGGCTGAGCTGACGCCGAACGGCGAATGGGCGCCGCTGTCGGCCCGCATCGCGCTGCTGCTGCCGCTGCGGGCCGGGCAATCGCTGCCCACCCTGCATTTTACGTTGCGGGCTGACGCACCTCAGCGCCTGCGCGTTCAGTTGCTTACCAGTCACAAGCCGGGCAACTATACGCCGGAGCGCTGGCTTGACGAATGCGAACTGGAGATTCGCGATGCCGCCTCGTACCGGGTGGCGCTGCGCCATACCGCCGAAGCGGACTGCTACGTGTTTGTCGTTTTCGATCGCTGCGACGGGGTCGAGCTGGCGCTCAGCGCGCAGCACCTGCCGGGCATTATGATGGTGTTTAACAGCGTGAACGCCCGCGTCGCCAAACGCTCGCGCCAGGTCGTGGACGGCGACTACGGCGTGGACGAGTTCGATTTCTGGCTGCCGCGCCGCCGTCCGCACCAGATTATGCCCGCGCTGCGCCTCGATGCCCCGCTGCGCTGCTACCCGGCGGAAAATCTGCTCAATGGCCGCCTGCGCCCGGAACAGCAAACCAACGCCTGGGTGCCCGCGATGGACGATCCACTTCCTGCCGTCGAATGGCGCTGGCCGCAACCCCAGGCGTTCCAGGCACTGACGCTGATCTTGGATAACGATTTTGATAACGCGATGGAGACGGTACAGATGGGCCATGACCGCGCCGTGACGCCCCACTGCGTCACCCATTACCGCCTCTGGGCTGATGACGCGCTGCTGGCGGAGGTGGCCGATAACCATCGCTCGGTCTGCGAGCACCGCCTCAACGCCTCCAGCGCGGCGCGCGTTATCCGGCTTGAGATTGTCAGTACTGCAGGCGGCCTGCCCGCGCTCTACGCGCTCCACGTGCATTAG
- a CDS encoding IclR family transcriptional regulator domain-containing protein — MSSQPNQSLIDGIRCLQYLVSSDRAIGCRELARLMGINTTRVNRLLMTMASIGLTMQDEQRRYLPGPGIHALAAQAIRGSALFSHALPQLEQHAPKDVVVALGVLWEDQIIYIYHSTPGSQMSQALAGFRMLPAWQSVIGMALLAAESDEALEGRFTPEQWAQLAPHVAQQRERGQVIWRHDDGEVSMAKPLGIHSAALALAGMWNISAPEIHTRLEQLNELTMRLVKPV; from the coding sequence ATGTCCTCACAACCCAACCAGAGTCTGATCGATGGGATCCGCTGTCTGCAGTATCTGGTTTCGAGCGATCGAGCCATCGGTTGTCGCGAACTGGCCCGCCTGATGGGCATCAACACCACGCGCGTTAACCGTCTGCTGATGACGATGGCCTCCATCGGCCTCACCATGCAGGACGAGCAGCGCCGTTATCTGCCCGGTCCCGGCATCCACGCCCTGGCGGCGCAGGCGATCCGCGGCTCCGCGCTCTTCTCCCATGCGTTGCCGCAGCTTGAACAACACGCGCCGAAAGATGTCGTCGTGGCGCTCGGCGTGCTCTGGGAAGATCAAATCATCTATATCTACCACTCGACGCCCGGCAGCCAGATGAGCCAGGCCCTGGCCGGGTTTCGTATGCTGCCCGCCTGGCAGTCGGTTATCGGCATGGCGCTGCTCGCGGCTGAAAGCGATGAGGCGCTGGAAGGGCGCTTCACACCCGAGCAGTGGGCTCAACTGGCACCCCACGTGGCGCAGCAGCGCGAGCGCGGCCAGGTTATCTGGCGCCACGATGACGGCGAAGTCTCAATGGCGAAACCGCTTGGCATTCACAGCGCCGCGCTGGCGTTAGCCGGTATGTGGAATATCAGCGCGCCGGAAATCCACACCCGCCTTGAGCAATTGAATGAACTGACCATGCGGCTGGTAAAACCGGTTTGA
- a CDS encoding YqgE/AlgH family protein, with translation MNLQHHFLIAMPALQDPLFRRSVVYICEYNDEGAMGLIINKPLENLQVEGVLQKLKITPEPRDPAIRLDKPVFLGGPLAEDRGFILHTPPDMFSSSIRISDNTVITTSRDVLETLGTAEQPADVLVALGYSSWEKGQLEEEILENAWLTAPADLNILFRTPIADRWREAAKLIGIDIHTMPGEAGHA, from the coding sequence ATGAATTTACAGCATCATTTTCTCATTGCCATGCCGGCCCTTCAGGACCCGCTGTTCCGCCGTTCCGTGGTGTATATCTGCGAATACAATGATGAAGGGGCCATGGGTCTTATCATTAATAAGCCTCTGGAAAATCTGCAGGTGGAAGGTGTGCTTCAGAAACTGAAAATCACGCCGGAGCCGCGCGACCCGGCTATTCGTCTCGATAAACCGGTATTCCTCGGCGGCCCGCTGGCGGAAGATCGCGGTTTTATCCTCCATACGCCGCCCGATATGTTCTCTTCCAGCATTCGTATTTCTGACAACACGGTTATCACCACTTCACGCGACGTACTGGAAACGCTCGGCACCGCAGAGCAGCCCGCCGATGTGCTGGTGGCGCTCGGCTATTCTTCGTGGGAGAAAGGCCAGCTTGAAGAAGAAATCCTGGAAAACGCCTGGCTTACGGCCCCGGCGGATCTGAACATCCTGTTCCGCACGCCGATCGCCGACCGCTGGCGTGAGGCCGCGAAGCTTATCGGAATAGACATTCACACCATGCCTGGCGAAGCGGGGCACGCGTAA
- the yggU gene encoding DUF167 family protein YggU, with protein sequence MSAVSKTVDGLVLRLYIQPKASRDSIIGLHGDELKVAITAPPVDGQANAHLVKYLAKQFRVAKSQVVIEKGELGRHKQVKIIDPQQIPTEVAAVTESLQD encoded by the coding sequence GTGAGTGCCGTCAGTAAAACCGTCGACGGGCTGGTGTTGCGGTTGTATATCCAGCCGAAAGCCAGCCGCGACAGCATTATCGGGTTACATGGCGACGAATTGAAAGTCGCCATTACCGCCCCGCCGGTTGACGGTCAGGCCAACGCCCACCTGGTTAAATACCTCGCAAAACAGTTTCGCGTGGCCAAAAGCCAGGTAGTGATTGAAAAAGGCGAACTGGGCCGTCATAAGCAAGTCAAAATTATCGACCCCCAACAGATCCCAACGGAAGTTGCGGCTGTCACCGAATCATTACAGGATTGA
- a CDS encoding XTP/dITP diphosphatase, translating into MQKVVLATGNAGKVRELASLLREFGLDIVAQTELGVDSAEETGLTFIENAILKARHAAQITGLPAIADDSGLAVDFLGGAPGIYSARYSGVDATDQQNLEKLLVALKDVPDEQRTAQFHCVLVYMRHAEDPTPIVCHGSWPGVITREAAGNGGFGYDPIFFVPSEGKTAAELTREEKSAISHRGQALKLLLEAIRNG; encoded by the coding sequence ATGCAGAAAGTTGTCCTCGCGACCGGCAACGCCGGTAAAGTGCGCGAACTCGCCTCATTACTGCGGGAGTTTGGGCTGGATATCGTGGCGCAGACCGAACTCGGCGTCGACTCCGCCGAAGAAACCGGTCTGACGTTTATCGAAAACGCGATTCTGAAAGCGCGCCACGCCGCGCAGATCACGGGGCTGCCAGCGATTGCCGATGACTCCGGTCTGGCCGTGGATTTTCTGGGCGGCGCGCCGGGGATTTACTCCGCCCGCTATTCCGGGGTGGACGCCACCGACCAGCAGAATCTTGAAAAGCTGCTTGTGGCCCTGAAAGATGTCCCGGACGAACAGCGTACTGCGCAGTTCCACTGCGTACTGGTCTATATGCGTCACGCGGAAGATCCCACACCGATTGTCTGTCACGGCAGCTGGCCGGGCGTGATCACCCGTGAAGCGGCAGGCAACGGCGGCTTTGGCTACGACCCGATTTTCTTTGTCCCCTCCGAGGGCAAAACCGCCGCCGAGCTGACGCGTGAAGAGAAAAGCGCTATCTCCCACCGCGGGCAGGCGCTGAAATTATTACTGGAAGCAATACGTAATGGCTGA
- the ruvX gene encoding Holliday junction resolvase RuvX, translated as MSGTLLAFDFGTKSIGVAIGQRVTATARPLNAIKAQNGNPDWSLIERLLKEWQPDDIIVGLPLNMDGTEQPLTARARTFANRLHGRFGVKVTLHDERLSTVEARAGLFERGGFRALNKGSVDSASAVVILESYFEQHG; from the coding sequence ATGAGCGGTACCCTGCTGGCCTTCGATTTTGGCACCAAAAGTATCGGCGTGGCGATTGGACAGCGCGTGACCGCCACCGCTCGTCCGCTGAACGCGATCAAAGCGCAGAACGGCAACCCGGACTGGTCGCTCATTGAGCGCCTGCTGAAAGAGTGGCAGCCGGATGACATCATCGTCGGCCTGCCGTTGAATATGGACGGAACGGAACAGCCGCTCACGGCGCGCGCCCGCACCTTCGCCAACCGGCTGCATGGCCGCTTCGGCGTTAAAGTGACGCTGCATGACGAGCGTCTCAGCACCGTGGAAGCCCGGGCCGGGCTCTTCGAGCGCGGTGGGTTTCGCGCGCTAAACAAAGGCAGCGTCGACTCCGCCTCTGCGGTCGTTATTCTGGAAAGTTACTTCGAGCAACACGGTTAA
- a CDS encoding YggS family pyridoxal phosphate-dependent enzyme encodes MSETERNLAQVRQKISAAAQRCGRAPEEVTLLAVSKTKPASAIAEAIDAGQREFGENYVQEGVDKIQHFRETGVDGLTWHFIGPLQSNKSRLVAEHFDWCHTVDRLRIATRLNEQRPDEMAPLNVLIQVNISDEQSKSGIALDELDALAAAVAALPRLRLRGLMAIPAPEKAYERQFAVASEMAAAFTALKARYPTVDTLSLGMSDDMEAAIAAGSTMVRIGTAIFGARDYARAAQH; translated from the coding sequence ATGAGTGAGACAGAACGCAACTTAGCGCAGGTTCGGCAAAAGATCTCAGCGGCTGCACAACGCTGCGGCCGGGCTCCAGAAGAAGTTACGCTGCTTGCAGTGAGTAAAACAAAACCTGCGAGCGCGATAGCAGAAGCTATCGACGCCGGGCAGCGTGAATTCGGTGAAAACTATGTGCAGGAGGGAGTGGACAAGATCCAGCATTTTCGCGAGACGGGCGTCGACGGGCTGACGTGGCACTTTATCGGTCCGTTGCAGTCCAACAAAAGCCGTCTGGTCGCGGAGCATTTCGACTGGTGTCATACCGTCGACCGGCTGCGCATCGCCACCCGGCTGAACGAGCAGCGCCCTGACGAGATGGCGCCGCTTAACGTGCTGATTCAGGTTAATATCAGCGATGAACAGAGCAAATCCGGCATCGCCCTGGACGAGCTGGACGCGCTGGCGGCGGCGGTGGCCGCCCTGCCGCGCCTGCGGCTGCGCGGGTTGATGGCCATTCCGGCACCGGAAAAAGCGTACGAGCGCCAGTTTGCCGTCGCCAGCGAGATGGCGGCGGCGTTCACCGCGCTTAAGGCCCGCTACCCGACGGTAGACACGCTTTCGCTCGGCATGAGCGATGATATGGAAGCCGCCATCGCCGCAGGCAGCACGATGGTGCGCATTGGTACCGCGATTTTCGGCGCGCGCGATTATGCCCGCGCCGCTCAACATTAA
- the gshB gene encoding glutathione synthase has translation MIKLGIVMDPIASINIKKDSSFAMLLEAQRRGYELHYMEMADLYLNNGDARARTRLVSVEQNYDKWYEFGTEQDIALADLDVVLMRKDPPFDTEFIYATYILERAEEKGTLIVNKPQSLRDCNEKLFTAWFADLTPHTLVTRNKAQLKAFWEKHGDIILKPLDGMGGASIFRVKEGDPNLSVIAETLTELGSRYCMAQNYLPAIKDGDKRVLVVDGEPVPYCLARIPQGGETRGNLAAGGRGEPRPLSDSDWEIARRVGPTLKAKGLIFVGLDIIGDKLTEINVTSPTCIREIEAQFPISITGMLMDAIEKRLAK, from the coding sequence ATGATCAAGCTCGGCATCGTGATGGACCCCATCGCAAGCATTAACATCAAAAAAGATTCCAGCTTCGCCATGCTGCTGGAAGCCCAGCGCCGCGGCTACGAACTCCACTATATGGAAATGGCGGACCTCTACCTGAACAACGGCGACGCCCGCGCCCGCACGCGTCTTGTGAGCGTTGAGCAGAACTACGACAAATGGTACGAGTTCGGTACCGAGCAGGATATCGCGCTGGCCGATCTCGACGTGGTGCTGATGCGTAAAGATCCGCCGTTCGATACCGAATTCATTTACGCCACCTATATCCTTGAGCGCGCTGAAGAAAAAGGCACGCTTATCGTCAACAAGCCTCAGAGCCTGCGCGACTGCAATGAGAAACTGTTCACCGCGTGGTTTGCCGACCTTACCCCGCACACGCTGGTGACGCGCAACAAAGCGCAGCTGAAAGCTTTCTGGGAAAAACATGGCGACATCATTTTAAAACCGCTGGACGGTATGGGCGGCGCGTCAATTTTCCGCGTAAAAGAAGGCGACCCGAACCTGTCCGTCATTGCGGAGACGCTGACCGAGCTTGGCAGCCGCTACTGCATGGCGCAAAACTACCTGCCGGCGATTAAAGACGGCGACAAGCGCGTGCTGGTGGTGGACGGCGAGCCGGTGCCTTACTGCCTGGCACGTATTCCGCAGGGCGGCGAAACCCGCGGCAACCTGGCGGCGGGTGGTCGCGGCGAGCCGCGTCCGCTTTCTGACAGCGACTGGGAAATCGCCCGCCGCGTGGGGCCAACGCTGAAAGCGAAAGGGCTGATTTTTGTCGGCCTGGATATTATCGGTGACAAGCTGACCGAAATTAACGTCACCAGCCCGACCTGCATCCGGGAAATCGAGGCCCAGTTCCCGATTTCCATCACCGGCATGCTGATGGACGCCATTGAAAAACGCCTCGCTAAGTAA
- the rsmE gene encoding 16S rRNA (uracil(1498)-N(3))-methyltransferase, protein MRIPRIYHPEPLIVGREIALDEDAANHVGRVLRMSAGQALQLFDGSNHVFAAEITQASKKSVLVNVLSSEPANRESPLFLHLGQVMSRGEKMEFTIQKSIELGVSVITPLFSERCGVKLDEERLNKKLQQWQKIAIAACEQCGRNVVPEIRPAMDLEAWCAEPDSGLKLNLHPRAAHSINTLPQPVGRVRLLIGPEGGLTADEIAMTARYQFTDILLGPRVLRTETTALTAITALQVRFGDLG, encoded by the coding sequence ATGCGAATTCCCCGCATCTATCATCCCGAGCCGTTAATCGTCGGGCGCGAAATCGCCCTTGATGAAGACGCCGCCAACCATGTGGGCCGGGTGCTGCGCATGAGCGCAGGCCAGGCGCTGCAACTTTTCGACGGCAGCAACCACGTTTTCGCCGCAGAAATCACCCAGGCGAGCAAAAAAAGCGTGCTGGTGAATGTGCTTAGCAGCGAGCCCGCGAACCGCGAATCGCCGCTTTTTTTACATCTGGGCCAGGTGATGTCGCGCGGCGAAAAAATGGAGTTCACCATCCAGAAATCGATCGAGCTTGGCGTCAGCGTTATCACGCCGCTGTTCTCCGAGCGCTGCGGCGTTAAGCTTGATGAAGAGCGCCTGAATAAAAAACTTCAGCAGTGGCAGAAAATCGCCATCGCCGCCTGCGAGCAATGTGGGCGCAACGTGGTGCCGGAAATCCGCCCGGCGATGGATCTGGAGGCCTGGTGCGCAGAGCCAGACAGCGGCCTTAAGCTGAATCTGCACCCGCGCGCCGCGCACAGCATCAACACGCTGCCGCAGCCCGTCGGGCGCGTGCGCCTGCTGATCGGCCCGGAAGGCGGCCTTACCGCCGATGAAATTGCCATGACCGCACGTTACCAGTTTACTGATATCCTGTTAGGACCACGCGTTTTGCGCACAGAGACCACTGCGCTCACCGCCATCACCGCACTGCAGGTGCGCTTTGGCGATCTGGGCTAA
- a CDS encoding type IV pilus twitching motility protein PilT: MEMDELVALSVKHNVSDLHLCSELPARWRRQGRLEPLTHPVPKPENLLARWLDDAHQRELSERGQTDFAVSLAGGVRLRGNAFRQMQGVSLVLRLLPRGCPRLEALGVPAAVPGLLNMPDGLLLVTGATGSGKSTTLAAMVGYLNETLDGHILTLEDPVEFCHQPARCLIQQREIGTHCQSFSDGLRGALREDPDVILLGELRDSETIRLALTAAETGHLVMATLHTRGAAQAVERLVDVFPADEQNKVRSQLAGSLKAVLAQKLVADAQGGRTALHELLINTPAVANLIREAKTHQLPGLMETGQQHGMQTFAQSVAMRLNEGRLALQKEASAAHWC; encoded by the coding sequence ATGGAAATGGATGAATTAGTGGCGCTTAGTGTAAAGCATAATGTTTCGGATCTACACCTGTGTAGCGAGCTGCCTGCGCGCTGGCGCAGGCAAGGGCGGCTGGAGCCGCTTACGCACCCGGTGCCGAAGCCGGAAAACTTGCTGGCGCGCTGGCTCGACGACGCCCATCAGCGCGAGCTTTCCGAGCGCGGGCAGACGGATTTCGCGGTGAGTCTGGCAGGCGGCGTGCGCCTTCGCGGGAACGCGTTTCGCCAGATGCAGGGCGTGTCGCTGGTCTTGCGCCTGCTGCCGCGTGGCTGTCCGCGGCTCGAGGCGCTGGGCGTACCGGCGGCGGTGCCGGGGCTGCTCAATATGCCGGACGGCCTGCTGCTGGTCACCGGCGCGACCGGCAGCGGTAAATCCACCACGCTTGCGGCGATGGTCGGCTACCTGAACGAGACGCTCGACGGCCATATCCTGACGCTTGAAGATCCGGTTGAGTTTTGTCATCAACCCGCGCGCTGTCTCATTCAGCAGCGTGAAATCGGCACCCACTGTCAGAGCTTCAGCGACGGGCTGCGCGGCGCGCTACGTGAAGATCCGGATGTCATTTTGCTGGGCGAATTGCGGGACAGCGAAACCATCCGGCTGGCGCTGACGGCGGCGGAAACCGGCCACCTGGTAATGGCGACGCTGCATACGCGCGGCGCGGCACAGGCCGTCGAGCGCCTGGTGGATGTCTTTCCGGCGGATGAACAGAACAAAGTACGCAGCCAGCTTGCGGGTAGCCTCAAGGCGGTGCTGGCGCAAAAGCTGGTGGCGGACGCGCAGGGCGGAAGGACGGCGCTTCATGAACTGCTGATTAACACGCCAGCGGTGGCGAACCTCATCCGTGAGGCGAAAACGCACCAGTTGCCAGGCCTGATGGAAACCGGCCAGCAGCACGGGATGCAGACGTTCGCGCAAAGTGTCGCGATGCGTCTCAACGAAGGCAGGCTGGCGCTGCAAAAAGAGGCCAGCGCCGCGCACTGGTGCTAA